A window of Aromatoleum bremense genomic DNA:
TCGCCGGCACCCTCGTGTATGTGAACGCCGGCACGCGGCTCGCGCAGATCGACTCGCTGGCCGGCATCCTGTCGCCGGGGCTGCTCGCCTCGTTCGCGCTGCTGGGCGTGTTCCCGCTCGTCGCGCGCAAGCTCGTCGAGGCGGCCCGCGCGCGCAAGGTCTACGCCGGCTGGAAGCGCCCGTCCCACTTCGACCGCAACCTCGTCGTGATCGGCGCCGGCGCGGCCGGGCTCGTCAGCAGCTACATCGCCGCCGCGGTGAAGGCGAAGGTGACGCTGGTCGAAAAGCACAAGATGGGCGGCGACTGCCTCAATACCGGCTGCGTGCCGTCGAAGGCGCTGATCCGCTCGGCGAAGCTGCTGTCGCACATCCGCCGCGCGAAGGAATTCGGCATTCGCGACGCGCGGGCGGATTTCGACTTCGCCGACGTGATGGAGCGCGTGCATGCGATTATCCGCACCGTCGAGCCGCACGACTCAGTCGAGCGCTACACCGGCCTCGGCGTCGAGGTGATCGAGGGTCGGGCGAAGATCGTCTCGCCGTGGGAGGTCGACATCGCGCGCAACGACGGCGGGCAGCAGCGGCTCACGACACGCAGCATCATCATCGCGGCCGGCGCGCGCCCCGCCGTGCCGCCGATTCCGGGCATCGAGGACGTCGGCTACTACACTTCGGACACGATCTGGAACCTGCGCGAATTGCCGCGGCGGCTCCTCGTGCTCGGCGGCGGGCCGATCGGTTCGGAGCTCGCGCAGACCTTCGCGCGCTTCGGTGCCGCGGTGACGATGGTCCTGCGCGGCGAGCGCATCATGCCGCGCGAGGACGCGGAAGTTTCCGAGCTCGTCATGCAGCGCTTTCACGCCGAGGGCATCGACCTGCGGACCGGGCACAAGATGCGGCACTTCGTCGTCGAGGACGGCGAGAAGATCCTCGTCGCTGAGCACGACGGCCACGAAGTCCGCATCCCCTTCGACGTGCTGCTGGTCGCGGTCGGCCGCGCCGCGAAGCTCAAGGGCTACGGCCTGGAGGAGCTCGGCATCCCGACCGGGCAGACGGTCGAGGTCAACGAGTTCCTGCAGACGATCTATCCGAACATCTACGCCGCGGGCGACGTCGCCGGCCCGTATCAATTCACGCACACCGCGGCCCATCAGGCCTGGTATGCGTCGGTGAACGCCCTGTTCGCGCCGTTCAAGAAATTCCGCGCCGACTACTCGGCCGTGCCATGGTCGACCTTCGTCGATCCCGAGGTCGCCCGCGTCGGCCTCAACGAGCAGGAGGCCCGCGAACGCAACATCCCGCTTGAAGTCACGCGCTTCGACATCGCGGATCTGGACCGCGCGATCGCCGACGGCGAGGCGCACGGCTTCGTGAAAGTCCTCACCGTGCCCGGCAAGGACCGGATCCTCGGCGTGACGATCGTCGGCGAGCACGCCGGCGACCTGCTCGCCGAATACGTGATCGCGATGCGGCACGGCCTCGGACTCAACAAGATCCTCGGCACGATCCACATCTACCCGACGCTTGCCGAGGCCAACAAGTACGCCGCCGGCGAATGGAAACGGGCGCACGCGCCGCGGAAGCTGCTCGAATGGGTCGGGCGCTTCCAC
This region includes:
- a CDS encoding FAD-dependent oxidoreductase, translated to MKTSRLALLAAIVLAIALFFLFDLDHYFNLDVFKSQQAAIEAWREARPVAAALGFFALYVAVTGLSLPGAAVMTLVAGAIFGLGWGTLIVSFASTIGATLAFLVSRFVLRDMVQSRFGDRLAAINAGVAKDGGFYLFTLRLVPAFPFFVINLLMGLTPIRTWTFYWVSQVGMLAGTLVYVNAGTRLAQIDSLAGILSPGLLASFALLGVFPLVARKLVEAARARKVYAGWKRPSHFDRNLVVIGAGAAGLVSSYIAAAVKAKVTLVEKHKMGGDCLNTGCVPSKALIRSAKLLSHIRRAKEFGIRDARADFDFADVMERVHAIIRTVEPHDSVERYTGLGVEVIEGRAKIVSPWEVDIARNDGGQQRLTTRSIIIAAGARPAVPPIPGIEDVGYYTSDTIWNLRELPRRLLVLGGGPIGSELAQTFARFGAAVTMVLRGERIMPREDAEVSELVMQRFHAEGIDLRTGHKMRHFVVEDGEKILVAEHDGHEVRIPFDVLLVAVGRAAKLKGYGLEELGIPTGQTVEVNEFLQTIYPNIYAAGDVAGPYQFTHTAAHQAWYASVNALFAPFKKFRADYSAVPWSTFVDPEVARVGLNEQEARERNIPLEVTRFDIADLDRAIADGEAHGFVKVLTVPGKDRILGVTIVGEHAGDLLAEYVIAMRHGLGLNKILGTIHIYPTLAEANKYAAGEWKRAHAPRKLLEWVGRFHAWRRGKPAPAEPIEPKVGALRDAPTSSRS